From bacterium, a single genomic window includes:
- a CDS encoding ATP synthase subunit I gives MKEITLPQITKTTWILIGIVFLISLLTQNISIISGIVIGSLLGLLNFKALILTTQRAFKSERTKSYILMSYLVRLSLLGLILTLILQVKAINFIAVIGGLSIVIMAICVQGTINLIK, from the coding sequence ATGAAAGAAATTACTTTACCCCAAATTACTAAAACAACCTGGATACTAATCGGCATTGTTTTTCTAATCTCTTTATTAACCCAAAATATATCAATAATATCAGGTATAGTCATTGGTTCCTTACTTGGATTATTAAACTTTAAGGCACTGATTTTAACGACGCAAAGAGCCTTTAAATCTGAGCGGACAAAGTCATATATCTTGATGAGTTACCTGGTTAGATTAAGCCTATTGGGATTAATATTAACCCTCATATTACAGGTAAAAGCAATAAATTTTATTGCCGTGATAGGTGGATTATCCATCGTGATTATGGCGATTTGTGTCCAAGGAACGATTAATCTCATTAAATAG
- a CDS encoding AtpZ/AtpI family protein: protein MHFFFIYAILSKVVKNLETIKKVAYASSIGIVLVTSTFIGLGIGYFLDSRFGTTPWLTIAGLLLGIIAGFYNGYEMIMKIMKE from the coding sequence TTGCATTTTTTCTTTATCTATGCTATACTTTCAAAAGTGGTTAAAAATCTTGAGACCATAAAGAAAGTAGCGTATGCAAGTAGTATTGGAATTGTGCTCGTTACTTCAACTTTTATTGGCTTAGGAATAGGTTATTTTTTAGATTCACGATTTGGCACAACACCATGGTTGACTATCGCTGGATTATTACTGGGTATCATCGCGGGCTTTTACAATGGTTATGAAATGATAATGAAAATTATGAAAGAATGA
- the pyk gene encoding pyruvate kinase, protein MKRTKIVCTIGTASNSHKILKELAEAGMDVVRLNFSQGTHKDHLEVIRSVRRISAEINKPIGIMQDLAGPKIRIGKVKKGVVLKEDFVFTLTTKEIEGDENIVSVSYKHLPKEVKSGEPIFIDDGRIRLKVIRHDMGNIICQVVKGGELKSDKRVNFPETKLSIPSLTPKDIEDLNLGIEEGVDFISLSFVKNPDDIMQLRKILKEKDVSIPIIAKIEKKEAIENISEIIKSADGIMVARGDLGIETALAKIPLVQKKVILETNLFGKPVITATQILESMVNEDIPTRAEVTDIANAIFDSTDALMLSEETAIGKYPVECVKEMVEITLEAEKALEYEAILKDKIDLRGINTTEAIGYATAQIAMDLKVAAIIACTYSGLTARMIAKYRPFVPVIAVSPSMETVRQLTLYWGIYPVKSDEFDNTDDMIRKGIETAKSTGIFRSGNKVIITGGIAGGHHDTTNFLHVAVA, encoded by the coding sequence ATGAAAAGAACAAAAATTGTATGCACTATTGGGACGGCAAGTAATTCCCATAAAATATTAAAGGAATTAGCTGAGGCGGGGATGGATGTTGTTCGATTGAATTTTTCCCAGGGGACACATAAAGACCATCTTGAAGTTATAAGAAGTGTTCGTAGAATATCTGCAGAAATCAATAAACCCATAGGGATTATGCAAGATTTAGCCGGACCCAAAATTAGAATAGGAAAAGTAAAAAAAGGGGTGGTATTAAAGGAGGATTTTGTATTCACCTTAACCACTAAAGAGATTGAAGGGGATGAAAATATAGTCTCTGTTTCCTATAAACATCTACCGAAGGAAGTAAAATCAGGTGAGCCAATATTCATTGATGACGGCAGAATAAGGTTAAAGGTGATTAGACATGATATGGGGAATATTATTTGCCAGGTGGTCAAAGGTGGTGAGTTAAAATCAGACAAAAGGGTAAATTTCCCGGAGACTAAACTCTCAATTCCTTCACTTACTCCAAAGGATATTGAGGATTTAAACCTTGGGATTGAGGAAGGAGTAGATTTTATAAGTTTATCTTTTGTAAAAAATCCAGATGATATTATGCAGTTGCGTAAGATATTAAAAGAAAAAGATGTCTCTATCCCAATTATTGCCAAGATTGAGAAAAAAGAGGCAATTGAAAATATAAGTGAGATAATTAAATCTGCAGATGGCATAATGGTGGCAAGAGGAGATTTAGGCATTGAAACAGCCCTGGCTAAAATCCCTCTGGTGCAAAAAAAAGTAATTTTGGAGACAAATCTATTTGGCAAACCAGTTATTACCGCCACGCAAATATTAGAGTCTATGGTAAATGAAGATATTCCCACACGAGCAGAGGTAACAGATATTGCCAATGCTATTTTTGACTCAACGGATGCCTTGATGCTATCCGAAGAAACTGCTATCGGTAAATATCCGGTAGAATGTGTTAAAGAAATGGTAGAAATTACTTTAGAAGCAGAGAAGGCATTAGAATATGAGGCAATATTAAAAGATAAAATAGACCTGCGAGGTATAAATACTACAGAGGCAATTGGCTATGCCACAGCGCAAATCGCGATGGACTTAAAGGTAGCGGCGATTATTGCCTGTACATATTCAGGTCTGACCGCAAGGATGATTGCTAAATATAGACCATTTGTGCCAGTTATCGCGGTCAGCCCATCTATGGAAACAGTTCGGCAATTGACCCTGTATTGGGGAATTTATCCCGTTAAATCAGATGAATTTGATAATACGGATGATATGATAAGAAAGGGGATTGAAACCGCAAAATCCACCGGTATATTTCGGTCTGGAAACAAAGTTATTATTACTGGTGGTATTGCCGGTGGACATCATGATACAACCAATTTTCTACATGTAGCTGTGGCGTGA